One Arthrobacter sp. StoSoilB19 DNA window includes the following coding sequences:
- the rpsA gene encoding 30S ribosomal protein S1, translated as MTITSTEKPGTPVVAINDIGTAEDFLAAVDATIKYFNDGDLVEGTVVKVDRDEVLLDIGYKTEGVIPSRELSIKHDVDPGDVVSVGDQVEALVLTKEDKEGRLILSKKRAQYERAWGDIEKVKEEDGVVTGTVIEVVKGGLILDIGLRGFLPASLVEMRRVRDLAPYIGQQIEAKIIELDKNRNNVVLSRRAWLEQTQSEVRSTFLNKLEKGQVRPGVVSSIVNFGAFVDLGGVDGLVHVSELSWKHIDHPSEVVEVGQEVTVEVLEVDLDRERVSLSLKATQEDPWQTFARTHALGQVVPGKVTKLVPFGAFVRVEDGIEGLVHISELAVRHVELAEQVVSVGDELFVKVIDIDLERRRISLSLKQANEGVDADSTEFDPALYGMAAEYDEEGNYKYPEGFDPESNEWLEGYETQRAAWEQQYADAQARWEAHKKQVAQHAADDAAAATSGDGDSGATSYSSEPAATDTGAGTLASDEALAALREKLTGN; from the coding sequence ATGACCATCACCTCCACCGAGAAGCCCGGTACCCCCGTAGTCGCCATTAACGACATCGGTACCGCTGAGGACTTCCTCGCAGCAGTCGACGCGACCATCAAGTACTTCAACGACGGAGACCTCGTCGAAGGTACCGTCGTCAAGGTCGACCGCGACGAAGTTCTGCTCGACATCGGTTACAAGACCGAAGGTGTCATCCCCTCCCGCGAGCTTTCCATCAAGCACGACGTTGACCCCGGAGACGTCGTCTCCGTTGGCGATCAGGTCGAAGCCCTGGTGCTCACCAAGGAAGACAAAGAAGGCCGCCTGATCCTCTCCAAGAAGCGCGCTCAGTACGAGCGTGCCTGGGGCGACATCGAGAAGGTCAAGGAAGAAGACGGTGTCGTCACCGGTACCGTCATCGAGGTTGTCAAGGGTGGTCTTATCCTCGACATCGGCCTGCGCGGCTTCCTGCCCGCATCCCTCGTCGAGATGCGCCGCGTGCGCGACCTGGCTCCGTACATCGGCCAGCAGATCGAAGCCAAGATCATCGAGCTGGACAAGAACCGCAACAACGTGGTCCTGTCCCGCCGTGCATGGCTGGAGCAGACCCAGTCCGAGGTCCGCTCCACCTTCCTCAACAAGCTGGAAAAGGGCCAGGTCCGTCCCGGCGTTGTTTCCTCCATCGTCAACTTCGGTGCCTTCGTGGACCTGGGCGGCGTAGACGGCCTGGTCCACGTTTCCGAGCTGTCCTGGAAGCACATCGACCACCCGTCCGAGGTTGTCGAGGTAGGCCAGGAAGTCACCGTCGAGGTCCTCGAGGTCGACCTGGACCGCGAGCGCGTCTCCCTGTCGCTCAAGGCTACGCAGGAAGACCCGTGGCAGACCTTCGCCCGCACCCACGCCCTGGGCCAGGTTGTCCCGGGTAAGGTCACCAAGCTGGTTCCGTTCGGTGCGTTCGTCCGCGTCGAAGACGGCATCGAAGGCCTGGTCCACATCTCCGAGCTGGCCGTGCGCCACGTGGAGCTGGCCGAGCAGGTTGTCTCCGTTGGCGACGAACTGTTCGTCAAGGTCATCGACATCGACCTGGAACGCCGCCGCATCTCGCTGTCCCTCAAGCAGGCCAACGAGGGCGTCGACGCCGACAGCACCGAATTCGATCCGGCTCTGTACGGCATGGCCGCAGAGTACGACGAAGAGGGCAACTACAAGTACCCCGAGGGCTTCGACCCCGAGTCCAACGAATGGCTCGAAGGCTACGAGACCCAGCGCGCCGCTTGGGAGCAGCAGTACGCTGACGCCCAGGCCCGTTGGGAAGCCCACAAGAAGCAGGTTGCCCAGCACGCTGCTGACGACGCTGCTGCCGCAACGTCCGGTGACGGCGATTCCGGCGCCACCAGCTACTCCTCCGAGCCTGCTGCCACCGACACCGGTGCCGGCACCCTGGCTTCGGACGAGGCACTTGCTGCCCTGCGCGAGAAGCTGACCGGCAACTAA
- a CDS encoding GNAT family N-acetyltransferase, giving the protein MSGNYEIRRFGAVSRGKDGYAQAETWSRAVSFGFHESTRTPEHVAKTLETYEADRRVLTGAYQTGPVAPSSLPADVPVATFGTMRNTLNVGFGRLVEAHLVTAVTVRTSHRRRGLLRRMMSEDLQLAKDDGVAVAALTASEGTIYGRFGYGVASFERTAKVDTTARFSLRHQATGTVEVADPKALLQLAPEVFDQVHRLTPGSVGRQDWYRLLASGELGRDGKEDPAIKVALHYGPGGDIDGYVSYKFLGWDTEPYTVEVVDLLAGSNDAYLELWQFLGAIDLVDRVSWMEAPLDDPLAWALDDPRCIDSSDSRDMLWLRILDVPKALSGRQYPTAGRLALKVLDPLGLTAGTYALSSDGGQAAVERLPESAEADLTLDVSALSSIYVGGVSPVTLAAAGKIREHTAGSALTAMQMFAVERATHCLTHF; this is encoded by the coding sequence CTGAGTGGAAACTACGAAATCCGGCGCTTTGGTGCTGTATCCAGGGGCAAAGACGGTTACGCCCAGGCGGAAACCTGGAGCCGCGCCGTATCCTTCGGCTTCCACGAATCCACCCGCACCCCGGAACACGTCGCGAAGACGCTCGAAACGTATGAGGCAGACCGGCGCGTCCTCACCGGCGCCTACCAAACGGGCCCGGTGGCGCCCTCGTCGCTGCCCGCGGACGTGCCGGTGGCCACCTTCGGCACCATGCGCAATACCCTCAACGTAGGCTTCGGGCGCCTGGTGGAAGCCCACCTGGTCACCGCCGTTACCGTCCGCACCTCGCACCGGCGGCGGGGGCTGTTGCGGCGGATGATGAGCGAGGACCTGCAGCTCGCGAAGGACGACGGGGTGGCGGTGGCGGCGCTGACCGCATCAGAGGGAACCATCTATGGCCGGTTCGGCTACGGCGTGGCCAGCTTTGAACGCACTGCCAAGGTGGACACCACTGCGCGGTTCAGCCTGCGGCACCAGGCCACCGGCACCGTGGAGGTCGCCGACCCCAAGGCCCTGCTGCAGCTGGCTCCTGAAGTCTTCGACCAGGTGCACCGGCTGACTCCGGGGTCCGTAGGCCGGCAGGACTGGTATCGGCTGCTTGCGTCGGGCGAGCTCGGCCGCGACGGCAAGGAGGACCCCGCCATCAAGGTGGCGCTCCACTACGGCCCGGGCGGCGACATTGACGGCTACGTTTCCTACAAGTTCCTCGGCTGGGACACCGAGCCCTACACCGTGGAAGTAGTGGACCTGCTGGCCGGCAGCAACGATGCCTACCTGGAACTCTGGCAGTTCCTTGGTGCCATCGATTTGGTGGACCGCGTGTCCTGGATGGAAGCCCCGTTGGACGACCCCCTGGCCTGGGCCCTGGACGATCCCCGCTGCATCGACTCCTCGGACAGCCGGGACATGCTCTGGCTGCGCATCCTCGATGTCCCCAAGGCACTCTCCGGGCGGCAGTACCCAACAGCAGGCCGCCTGGCGCTGAAAGTCCTGGACCCGCTCGGCCTCACGGCTGGAACCTACGCCCTTTCGTCCGACGGCGGCCAGGCCGCCGTCGAGCGCCTGCCGGAATCCGCGGAGGCGGACCTGACCCTCGATGTGTCCGCCCTGTCGTCCATCTACGTCGGCGGGGTCAGTCCGGTTACGCTGGCGGCAGCCGGCAAAATCCGGGAGCACACGGCAGGTTCGGCGTTGACGGCCATGCAGATGTTCGCCGTCGAACGGGCGACGCACTGCCTCACCCACTTCTGA
- a CDS encoding YigZ family protein produces the protein MQEQDSRSGTYTTLAAGRDFRHELEIKRSRFITVLRRAGTEAAARDLVADLRREFHDARHHCSAFVLGPDRTIQRSSDDGEPAGTAGIPMLEALLKRETAPGVTDLSDTSAVVVRYFGGVLLGAGGLVRAYSESVSAALDLAPLVRRSRLRICSTAVPHAAAGRLENDLRATGAVMAETSYQDRHTVLRIAVPDHAAAIAAATDRVLQLTAGSATLTPGETEWVDEAIT, from the coding sequence ATGCAAGAGCAAGACAGCCGGTCAGGCACCTACACCACGCTGGCGGCCGGCCGGGACTTCCGGCACGAACTCGAGATCAAGCGCTCCCGGTTCATCACGGTCCTGCGGAGGGCCGGCACGGAGGCTGCGGCCCGTGACCTGGTGGCGGACCTCCGCCGGGAATTCCACGACGCGCGCCACCATTGCTCGGCGTTTGTCCTTGGGCCGGACCGCACCATCCAGCGCTCCAGCGACGACGGCGAACCTGCCGGGACTGCAGGCATCCCCATGCTCGAAGCCCTGCTGAAGAGGGAGACCGCACCCGGGGTGACCGACCTCAGTGACACCAGTGCCGTCGTCGTGCGTTATTTCGGCGGCGTCCTGCTCGGCGCCGGTGGGCTGGTCCGGGCCTACTCCGAGTCGGTTTCGGCAGCCCTGGACCTGGCGCCCCTGGTCCGCCGCAGCAGGCTGCGGATCTGTTCCACGGCGGTACCGCACGCCGCCGCAGGGCGGCTGGAGAACGACCTGCGTGCCACCGGCGCCGTCATGGCGGAGACCAGCTACCAGGACCGGCACACGGTGCTGCGGATTGCCGTGCCGGACCACGCAGCCGCCATAGCTGCCGCAACTGACCGCGTCCTGCAGCTGACTGCAGGGTCTGCCACGCTCACGCCCGGTGAAACGGAATGGGTGGATGAAGCCATCACCTGA
- a CDS encoding GNAT family N-acetyltransferase: protein MKPSPEVTLVDVDEAVADQLLQLAKRDASPDEVAPPLGGPGWNLERTAWFYSYHHAAAAGLGGPAAEKSWAVFSGSRIAGSVRLKRNAGADVPSAETGIWLGRSFRSRGIGTAALDLVLAEARRAGLRRVTARTLAGNHRAQRLLAAAGAALTSDGEGTVLAVVDL, encoded by the coding sequence ATGAAGCCATCACCTGAAGTGACCCTGGTGGACGTCGATGAAGCCGTAGCGGACCAGCTGCTCCAGCTGGCCAAGCGCGACGCCTCCCCGGATGAAGTCGCTCCCCCACTGGGCGGCCCCGGCTGGAACCTGGAGCGCACTGCCTGGTTCTACAGCTACCATCACGCTGCGGCCGCCGGGTTGGGAGGCCCCGCAGCGGAAAAGTCCTGGGCCGTCTTCAGCGGCAGCCGGATTGCCGGCTCCGTGCGCCTCAAACGGAACGCTGGTGCCGACGTGCCTTCCGCGGAAACCGGGATCTGGCTTGGCCGGAGCTTCCGTTCGCGCGGGATCGGCACCGCCGCCCTGGACCTGGTCCTGGCGGAGGCCCGCCGGGCCGGCCTGAGGCGCGTCACCGCGCGTACCCTGGCTGGGAACCACCGCGCCCAGCGGCTGCTCGCGGCAGCCGGGGCGGCACTGACCTCTGACGGCGAAGGGACGGTCCTCGCCGTCGTCGACCTGTAG
- a CDS encoding IS3 family transposase — protein sequence MDVAGLARSTFFYHQAKLNGPDPRASLKAAVTDIFTKNHGRYGHRRIHIELLKQGWTVAKKTVLKLMRSLRLVCKVRSRKRYNSYQGEQGIVAPNLLKRQFDADAPNQKWVTDVTEFSVGDRKLYLSPIMDLFDRQIISYAIGTSPNLELTNSSLRGALATLENGQKPLVHSDQGFQYQHNSWRTLLENAGAVQSMSRKANCYDNAVMENFFGHLKEELFHRVRFLNTDALASALHAYISWYNTERISTKLKGLSPVQYRAQMLAA from the coding sequence CTGGACGTGGCCGGGTTAGCCCGGTCCACGTTCTTCTACCACCAAGCCAAACTCAATGGCCCCGATCCACGGGCGTCCCTGAAGGCCGCTGTCACTGACATTTTTACGAAGAACCACGGCCGGTACGGGCATCGCCGGATCCATATTGAACTGTTGAAGCAAGGATGGACGGTCGCTAAGAAGACGGTTCTGAAGCTGATGCGTTCCCTCCGGCTGGTCTGCAAGGTCCGAAGCAGGAAGCGATACAACTCCTACCAGGGCGAGCAAGGCATCGTGGCCCCGAACCTGCTGAAACGCCAGTTCGACGCGGACGCCCCAAACCAGAAGTGGGTGACCGATGTGACCGAGTTCAGCGTCGGCGACAGGAAGCTCTACCTCTCACCGATCATGGACCTGTTCGACCGGCAGATCATCTCCTACGCCATTGGGACCTCGCCCAACCTGGAACTGACCAACTCCTCATTGCGCGGCGCCTTGGCCACGCTGGAGAACGGGCAGAAACCCCTCGTCCACTCAGACCAAGGGTTCCAGTATCAGCACAACTCCTGGCGCACACTCCTGGAGAACGCCGGCGCCGTCCAATCGATGTCACGCAAAGCCAACTGCTACGACAACGCCGTCATGGAGAACTTCTTCGGACACCTGAAGGAAGAGCTCTTCCACCGCGTCCGGTTCCTCAACACCGACGCACTCGCATCAGCGCTGCACGCATACATCAGCTGGTACAACACCGAAAGAATTTCCACCAAGCTCAAGGGCTTGAGCCCGGTACAGTACCGTGCTCAGATGCTTGCGGCTTAG
- a CDS encoding helix-turn-helix domain-containing protein yields MTKPGNRVYSFELKLNAVQRYISGETRVALAKELELSSPHLIAVWAMQYRAQGEEGLRPKPKGRPRKNPDTPPQQEPELQRLRRENERLRAEVAFLGKVNALRGREQR; encoded by the coding sequence GTGACCAAACCAGGCAACCGCGTGTATTCATTCGAGCTCAAGCTCAACGCCGTGCAGCGATATATCTCCGGCGAGACCAGGGTCGCACTGGCCAAAGAGCTCGAACTATCCTCGCCACACCTGATAGCCGTGTGGGCAATGCAGTACCGGGCTCAGGGCGAGGAAGGCCTCCGTCCGAAACCTAAAGGCCGCCCAAGGAAGAACCCAGATACCCCGCCGCAGCAGGAACCGGAGCTGCAGCGGCTGCGACGTGAGAACGAACGCCTGCGTGCAGAGGTTGCTTTCCTGGGAAAAGTAAACGCCTTGAGGGGCAGGGAGCAGCGCTAA
- the polA gene encoding DNA polymerase I produces MAFRAFFALPADKFSTSNGQHTNAIHGFTSMLINLIKEQQPTHIAVAFDVSDESTHRKTEYSDYKGGRNETPREMSGQIDLIAQVMEAWGIKTIKMPGYEADDILATLATMGEKAGFEVLLVSGDRDAFQLITDNVFVLYPRKGVSDIPRMDAAAIEAKYFVSPSRYSDLAALVGETADNLPGVPGVGPKTAAKWINLYGGLEGVLEHLDSIGGKVGDALRENVDAVKRNRRLNQLHTDLELPVTLDDLYQPRPDQAAIEDLFDQLEFKAIRGRLFALYGDADTPAAERDSIETPHYTTPAGAAELAAFLAAGAGQRTALAVDLVPGRIGEDAAALAIVRGDAAVYVDLAGQDAETENVLAGWLRDPEAPKVMHGFKAALKALTARGLELEGVVDDTSISGYLIQPDRRTYELAELAQHHLNVGIPAATAKAGQLELSFDGDDTAAADALVQAGAVVLALSRYFEDELKERKAEELLSTLELPVSRVLADMELAGIAIDMDKMDEQLADLARVIDQAQEQAFAAIGHEVNLGSPKQLQTVLFDELQLPKTKKIKSGYTTDAASLKNLLEKTGHEFLVQLMAHREAAKLRQMLESLKKSVAEDGRIHTTYAQNVAATGRISSNNPNLQNIPIRSEEGRRVRGIFVVSDGYECLLSADYSQIEMRIMAHLSGDAGLIQAYRDGEDLHRFVGSNIFHVPTDQVTSAMRSKVKAMSYGLAYGLTSFGLSKQLEISVDEARTLMKDYFDRFGAVRDYLRGVVDQARVDGYTATIEGRRRYLPDLTSTDRQLRENAERIALNSPIQGSAADIIKRAMLGVHAELQAQGLKSRMLLQVHDELVLEVAAGERTAVEKLVTEQMAAAADLSVPLEVQIGVGPSWYDAGH; encoded by the coding sequence ATGGCGTTCCGCGCCTTCTTCGCCCTGCCCGCGGACAAGTTCTCCACGTCCAACGGCCAGCACACCAACGCCATCCACGGCTTCACCTCCATGCTGATCAACCTCATCAAGGAGCAGCAGCCCACCCACATCGCGGTGGCGTTCGATGTCTCGGACGAATCCACCCACCGGAAGACCGAGTACAGCGACTACAAGGGCGGCCGGAACGAAACCCCCCGCGAGATGAGCGGCCAGATCGACCTCATCGCGCAGGTCATGGAAGCGTGGGGCATCAAGACCATCAAAATGCCCGGCTACGAGGCCGACGACATCCTGGCCACGCTCGCCACCATGGGTGAAAAGGCCGGATTCGAAGTCCTGCTGGTCTCCGGTGACCGGGATGCCTTCCAGCTCATCACGGACAACGTCTTCGTGCTCTACCCGCGGAAGGGCGTCAGCGACATCCCGCGGATGGACGCTGCGGCCATTGAAGCGAAATACTTCGTCAGCCCGTCCCGCTACTCGGACCTTGCCGCCCTGGTGGGGGAGACGGCCGACAACCTGCCGGGCGTGCCCGGCGTCGGGCCCAAGACCGCGGCGAAATGGATCAACCTGTACGGCGGCCTGGAAGGCGTCCTGGAGCACCTTGACTCCATCGGGGGCAAGGTGGGCGACGCCCTGCGGGAGAACGTCGACGCCGTGAAGCGCAACCGCCGGCTGAACCAGCTCCACACCGATCTTGAGCTCCCCGTCACCCTGGACGACCTCTACCAGCCGCGCCCCGACCAGGCCGCGATTGAGGACCTCTTCGACCAGCTGGAGTTCAAGGCCATCCGCGGCCGGCTGTTTGCCCTCTACGGCGACGCTGACACTCCCGCCGCCGAACGCGACAGCATCGAAACACCGCACTACACCACGCCTGCCGGTGCCGCCGAACTGGCCGCCTTCCTGGCCGCAGGCGCCGGCCAGCGGACCGCCCTCGCTGTGGACCTCGTGCCCGGCCGCATTGGCGAGGACGCCGCCGCGCTGGCCATCGTGCGCGGCGACGCCGCCGTCTACGTCGACCTCGCCGGCCAGGACGCCGAAACCGAAAATGTACTGGCCGGATGGCTGCGCGACCCCGAAGCACCCAAGGTGATGCACGGCTTCAAGGCCGCGCTCAAGGCACTCACTGCCCGCGGCCTGGAGCTGGAGGGCGTGGTGGACGACACCTCCATCTCGGGCTACCTCATCCAGCCGGACCGCCGCACCTATGAACTCGCCGAACTCGCCCAGCACCACCTCAACGTGGGAATCCCCGCCGCCACGGCCAAGGCCGGGCAGCTGGAACTGTCGTTCGACGGCGACGACACCGCAGCCGCCGACGCCCTGGTCCAGGCCGGCGCCGTCGTGCTGGCCCTGAGCCGCTACTTCGAGGACGAGCTCAAGGAGCGCAAGGCGGAGGAACTGCTGTCCACCCTGGAACTGCCGGTCAGCCGGGTCCTCGCCGACATGGAACTCGCCGGCATCGCCATCGACATGGACAAGATGGATGAACAGCTTGCCGACCTCGCGCGGGTGATCGACCAGGCGCAGGAACAGGCCTTCGCTGCCATCGGCCACGAGGTCAACCTGGGCTCGCCCAAGCAGCTGCAGACCGTCCTGTTCGACGAACTGCAGCTCCCCAAGACCAAGAAGATCAAGTCCGGTTACACCACGGACGCCGCTTCCCTGAAGAACCTCCTGGAAAAGACAGGGCACGAGTTCCTGGTGCAGCTCATGGCGCACCGCGAGGCGGCCAAGCTGCGCCAGATGCTCGAATCGTTGAAGAAGTCCGTGGCGGAGGACGGCCGGATCCACACCACCTACGCCCAGAACGTGGCCGCCACCGGCCGGATCTCGTCCAACAACCCCAACCTGCAGAACATCCCCATCCGCAGCGAGGAAGGCCGGCGCGTCCGTGGCATCTTCGTGGTCAGCGATGGCTACGAATGCCTGTTGTCCGCCGACTACTCCCAGATCGAGATGCGCATCATGGCGCATCTTTCGGGGGATGCGGGCCTGATCCAGGCGTACAGGGACGGCGAGGACCTGCACCGCTTCGTCGGCTCCAACATCTTCCACGTCCCCACGGACCAGGTCACCAGCGCCATGCGCTCCAAGGTGAAGGCCATGTCCTACGGGCTTGCCTATGGTTTGACGTCCTTCGGCCTGTCCAAGCAGCTGGAGATTTCCGTTGATGAGGCACGGACCCTGATGAAGGATTACTTCGACCGCTTCGGCGCCGTCCGCGACTACCTCCGGGGAGTGGTGGACCAGGCCCGGGTTGACGGCTACACCGCCACCATTGAGGGGCGCCGGCGGTACCTGCCGGACCTGACCAGCACCGATCGCCAGCTGCGCGAGAACGCCGAGCGCATCGCGCTCAACAGCCCCATCCAGGGTTCGGCGGCGGACATCATCAAGCGCGCCATGCTGGGTGTCCATGCCGAACTGCAGGCGCAGGGCCTGAAATCGCGGATGCTGCTCCAGGTCCATGACGAACTGGTCCTGGAAGTCGCTGCCGGGGAGCGAACCGCCGTGGAGAAACTGGTGACCGAGCAGATGGCGGCAGCCGCGGACCTGAGCGTGCCCCTGGAAGTCCAGATCGGCGTCGGACCCAGCTGGTACGACGCCGGGCACTAA